The stretch of DNA ACCCCAGCATCCGCATGCCCATGGGGGTGGCTGCATCCCGGCCGAGAGGGCTGCCTTGCTCTCCTTCAAAAAGGGCATTACAAGCGACAGCGCCAACCTCCTCATCTCATGGGACGGCCAAGATTGCTGCCGGTGGAGAGGCATCGGTTGCAACAATCGAACTGGCCATGTCGTCAAGCTTCACCTTCGCAGTACAATTGTGGAGGACAACCCCTGGGGCTACTATGATCCATGTGAACATGACAATTCTTTGTTCGGCGAGATAAGTCCCTCTCTACTTTCCTTGAAGCATTTAGAGCACCTGGACCTTAGCATGAACTGTTTACCAGGGCCAAATAGCAAAATTCTTAATTTAATGGGCTCCATGACGAACTTGAGATACCTTGACCTCTCTGGTATACCATTTGCCGGTAGAGTGCCTTCTCAGCTAGGAAATCTGTCTAAGTTGCAGTATCTTGACCTTGCCCAAACTGGTAATTCTATGATGTACTCAATGGACATCACCTGGCTGGCGAAGCTACCTTTCCTGCAGTTCCTTAGCATGAACGGAGTCCAGCTCTCAGGGATAGCTGACTGGCCTCATACCCTCAATATGATTCCACCTTTGAGGGTTATTCATCTTTCTTCCTGTTCACTTGATAGTGCAAACCAATCACTTCTGCACCTTAATCTCACAAAACTTGAGAAGCTTGACCTGTCCTCAAATGATTTTGAGCACTCACTCACATATGGTTGGTTTTGGAAAGCGACAACCTTGAAGTACCTCGATCTTGGGGATAACAGGTTATTCGGCCAGCTCCCTGACACACTAGGAAACATGACGTACCTTCAAGTCCTTGATATTTCACGCAATGAGAACACGAACATGATGATGACAGGATACTATAAGAATCTTTGCAGTTTGGAAATCCTCGACCTCTCTGTTAATGGCATAAATGGCGACATAGCAGTGCTTATGAAGAGTTTGCCACAATGCACCTGGAAAAAATTGCAGGAGCTGGATCTTAGTATCAACAATTTCACTGGAACTCTGCCAGACTTTATTAGTGAGTTCACTAGGTTGAGCATACTATACCTCTATTCAAACAGCCTTGTTGGAACTATACCACCACAGATTGGGAATATGACAGTTCTAACCTCCCTTGCACTCTATAACAATCAGCTCACGGGAAGTATACCAGCCAATCTTGGGAAATTGATGTATATGACTGAACTTCTCCTCTCAAGCAATCTTCTCAGTGGAACTGTACCCACTGAAATAGGTTCTCTTATTAATCTGAATTCTCTGGCCCTAAGGGAAAATAACTTCACTGGAGTGATCACGGAAGAACACTTCATAAATCTAACAAGTTTAAGGGCAATAGACATCTCTTCCAATAATTTGAAGATTGTACTGAGTTCTGATTGGCGTCCTCCCGTTACTCTGAAGTATGCATCATTTGGATCTTGCCAGATGGGTCCTCTGTTTCCACCTTGGCTTCAGCAGCTGAAAACCACTGGGCTTGACATTTCAAGCAACGGTTTGAAGGGCGAGTTTCCTGATTGGTTTTGGTCTGCATTTTCACATGCCACATCACTGGATATCTCTAACAACCAAATAAGTGGCAGCTTGCCAGCAGATCTGGATCGCATGGCTTTTAAGAAACTCATTCTCAATTCAAACCGGTTTACTGGCCCAATACCTGCATTGCCAAATAATATCACATGGTTAGACATCTCCAACAATAAATTTTCAGGAACAATACCATCAAACCTTGGAGCCTCACTACTTGAAGTATTGTCTGTGCATTCAAATCAAATTGGTGGGTATATTCCAGAGTCTATTTGCAAACTTGAATGGTTGGTGTATCTGGATTTGTCGAACAATATTTTGGAGGGTGAAATTCCCCAATGTTTTGAAATCCCCAACATACAATTTTTTATACTCAGCAATAACAGTTTATCAGGAAAAATGCCAGCATTTTTGCAGAACAACACAGGTCTGAAGTTCTTGGATCTGTCATGGAATAAGTTCTCTGGAAGATTACCTGCATGGATAGGAAAGCTGATGAATTTACATTTTCTCATACTGAGCCACAATAATTTTTCTGATAATATTCCAGTTGACATAATAGAGCTTGGGTATCTTCGATACTTAGATCTATCAGGCAACAGCTTCTCTGGTGCAATACCTCAGCATCTGTTGAACCTAACATTTATGAGAACATTACAACAGGAATCCGTTGGTATGGATGGTTCTGTTGAATCTCATGGAACCACAAAATTACGCACTAGCAGCATACTGAATGTTGAACAGCTAGGACATATATTGTCAGTACAGACAAAAGGGCAGCAACTTATATACTTATTTGGCAGAACACTTGCATATTTTGTGAGCATtgatttatcatgcaactccctGACTGGTGAAATTCCTACATACATCACTTCGCTTGCTGCACTAATGAATATGAACTTATCATCAAACCAATTGAGTGGAGAAATTCCAAGCATGATTGGCACCATGCAGTCACTGGTATCTCTTGACCTCTCTCAGAACAAGCTTTCTGGTGAAATCCCATCGAGCTTGTCAAATCTGACATCTCTGGCCGCCCTGAACCTGTCCTACAACAGTTTGTCTGGAAGGATACCCTCTGGCCGCCAACTTGACACCCTCAATTCCGAGAACCCGTCACTTATGTACATTGGCAACAATGGACTTTGTGGGCCTCCTGTCCACAAGAATTGTTCAGGAAATGATCCTTTCATCCAGGGAGATGTCGCCAACAGCAACCAAAAATTTGATCCACTGACGTTTTACTTTGGTCTTGTGCTTGGATTTGTGGTGGGACTCTGGATGGTGTTTTGTGCACTGCTGTTCAAGAAGACATGgagaattgcttacttccggctcTTTGACAAGGTGTACGATCAAGTCTATGTCTTTGTGGTCGTGAAGTGGGCAAGCTTTGCAGAGAACACAGCCGTAGAATAAGCGTTTTCTCCGAAGGAGGCAGTGTCTGTGCTGCAATCCATTGAAGAAGAGCTCTTGACTATTAACCAGGGTGTGGATGATCTGCAGCAGCAAATGTTAATATCGTGTGTCTTGTTTTACCTCTAAATAAAGATGAAGATTTTAGCGAC from Triticum urartu cultivar G1812 chromosome 3, Tu2.1, whole genome shotgun sequence encodes:
- the LOC125542452 gene encoding receptor-like protein EIX2; the encoded protein is MRRTINLLLALISISIFSFFTNDALQPQHPHAHGGGCIPAERAALLSFKKGITSDSANLLISWDGQDCCRWRGIGCNNRTGHVVKLHLRSTIVEDNPWGYYDPCEHDNSLFGEISPSLLSLKHLEHLDLSMNCLPGPNSKILNLMGSMTNLRYLDLSGIPFAGRVPSQLGNLSKLQYLDLAQTGNSMMYSMDITWLAKLPFLQFLSMNGVQLSGIADWPHTLNMIPPLRVIHLSSCSLDSANQSLLHLNLTKLEKLDLSSNDFEHSLTYGWFWKATTLKYLDLGDNRLFGQLPDTLGNMTYLQVLDISRNENTNMMMTGYYKNLCSLEILDLSVNGINGDIAVLMKSLPQCTWKKLQELDLSINNFTGTLPDFISEFTRLSILYLYSNSLVGTIPPQIGNMTVLTSLALYNNQLTGSIPANLGKLMYMTELLLSSNLLSGTVPTEIGSLINLNSLALRENNFTGVITEEHFINLTSLRAIDISSNNLKIVLSSDWRPPVTLKYASFGSCQMGPLFPPWLQQLKTTGLDISSNGLKGEFPDWFWSAFSHATSLDISNNQISGSLPADLDRMAFKKLILNSNRFTGPIPALPNNITWLDISNNKFSGTIPSNLGASLLEVLSVHSNQIGGYIPESICKLEWLVYLDLSNNILEGEIPQCFEIPNIQFFILSNNSLSGKMPAFLQNNTGLKFLDLSWNKFSGRLPAWIGKLMNLHFLILSHNNFSDNIPVDIIELGYLRYLDLSGNSFSGAIPQHLLNLTFMRTLQQESVGMDGSVESHGTTKLRTSSILNVEQLGHILSVQTKGQQLIYLFGRTLAYFVSIDLSCNSLTGEIPTYITSLAALMNMNLSSNQLSGEIPSMIGTMQSLVSLDLSQNKLSGEIPSSLSNLTSLAALNLSYNSLSGRIPSGRQLDTLNSENPSLMYIGNNGLCGPPVHKNCSGNDPFIQGDVANSNQKFDPLTFYFGLVLGFVVGLWMVFCALLFKKTWRIAYFRLFDKVYDQVYVFVVVKWASFAENTAVE